From Apium graveolens cultivar Ventura chromosome 9, ASM990537v1, whole genome shotgun sequence, the proteins below share one genomic window:
- the LOC141687233 gene encoding FAD synthetase 2, chloroplastic-like, with translation MLCGCCRMSLHLQHHSNHSAFSLGLAFISTKTHLLHFKLNDFSSSNLDFRGPLVAGCIQPKSPFINTSLLNHSLSEQEDDGEPPSERLSVVPGGIVALGKFEALHIGHRELAIQAARVGIPFLLSFVGMAEVLGWEPRAPIVANCDRKRILSSWAPYCGDVTPTEFELDFSKVRSLTPRQFVEKLSKELGVCGVVAGKNYRFGYRASGDASDLVKLCEEYNMEAYIINSVMDKKQDSRAIGFDNPKEQGQVSSTRVRHALGRGEIKYVSELLGRQHRLMLMCNAGERFTRESNRISASKCCLLNLPPKDGLYENCLVVISDENSAPCRVTIDTTHIHLELDDIETCNYIVSQGFWFLGIDFFG, from the exons ATGTTATGTGGGTGTTGTCGCATGTCTCTCCATTTACAACACCACTCTAATCACTCTGCTTTTAGTCTTGGCCTTGCTTTTATTTCTACTAAAACCCATCTTCTTCATTTTAAATTGAATGATTTTTCATCTTCAAATCTTGATTTTAGAGGACCCCTTGTTGCTGGTTGCATTCAACCTAAATCACCATTTATCAATACTTCCCTTCTAAACCATTCTTTAAG TGAACAGGAAGATGACGGCGAACCTCCATCTGAAAGATTGTC CGTTGTACCAGGAGGTATAGTCGCTCTGGGAAAATTTGAAGCTCTTCACATCGGTCATCGTGAGCTTGCAATACAAGCAGCTAGAGTCGGAATTCCGTTTCTTCTATCATTTGTTGGAATGGCTGAAGTTCTTGGGTGGGAGCCTAG GGCTCCGATAGTTGCTAATTGTGATCGTAAGCGGATCCTTTCTTCATGGGCACCATACTGTGGTGATGTGACCCCCACTGAGTTTgagcttgatttttcaaaagtTCGATCACTTACACCTCGTCAGTTTGTTGAAAAGTTATCAAAGGAGCTCGGAGTATGCGGTGTTGTTGCTG GAAAAAACTACAGATTTGGTTACAGAGCTTCTGGCGATGCATCAGATCTGGTGAAATTGTGCGAGGAGTATAACATGGAAGCTTACATTATAAACTCTGTCATGGACAAGAAACAAGACTCTAGAGCCATAGGTTTTGATAATCCAAAGGAGCAAGGTCAAGTTTCATCTACTCGGGTTCGTCATGCTCTTGGCAGGGGAGAGATAAAATATGTCTCAGAGTTATTGGGTCGACAACATCGTCTTATGTTGATGTGTAATGCTGGGGAAAGGTTTACTAGGGAAAGTAATAGGATATCAGCTTCAAAGTGTTGTTTGTTAAACCTCCCACCAAAAGACGGTTTGTATGAGAACTGCTTAGTTGTAATTAGTGACGAAAATTCTGCACCGTGCAGAGTAACTATCGATACTACACATATTCATCTGGAATTGGATGACATAGAAACATGTAATTATATAGTCTCTCAAGGCTTTTGGTTCTTGGGTATTGACTTTTTTGGCTAA